The genomic DNA ctggatttgaattctgatttttggAACTTTCTAGAAACAAGAACTTGGGtgcttatttcttcatctgtgaaatgaaaggcTCAAACTAGATGCCTCTAaagatttttcaaattctttaagaTCCTATATCTTTAGGCAAATTCGTTTATTCTACATAGTGAAAACTTCCCAATTTTTACTTGACTGGGTATTTTAATCAAACAatactttagaattttttttagtaaacAAAACACTTTTTGATAGATTCTTGAATACCCTGTGGGCAATACAAACCTAACTAGAAATACTTGTCTGCCTATACTGGCTTGgagtaatataatcaaaatatctATAGGTAGTAAATAGAGAATTATACTTTGCACACTGCCTGCTGAACTGAACTGGCTTTCTTCAAATGCTCAAACATTAAGGCAACCCACCATCTGTTGAGCACCTGGAATGGAGCTAGTTGTATTCATTTATACTTGTATTCCACATATTCATGATTATAAACTGCAAAGAACTATTATCAACCATTAATGGCAACCTAATGAGATTCACTGGTTGATGCTCACTTACCCACTTGAATAATGAGTGCATCTCCACTAAATACTATCATTTGGACCTTTTTTACCCTATAAAGCAACTTCTTTCCCTAATGTGTTCTCTGTGAAGAGCACTGGGCTGGAGGcaagatcagggttcaaatctgccctcagatatttactagctgttaGGACCCTGGCATGTCacatttaacctttgttttccTCAATATTTTCAACTACAAAATGGGGACAACAATAATagctacctcccagagttgtgagaatcacaCAAAATAGTTATGAGGTACTTAGTACCCTGCCTGGCCTGCAGCCCTCCCCCAACTCCTGCTATCTGTTATTATTAGAAAACAACCAGTTTGCTATTTTAATCTTGGAAATAAGATTATAATTTAATCTTGGTGACTACTTTGACATCTCAATGTCTAAAGGTTGTAGATTATGTAGTAGTCTGTTAGTTCCTTCAAGTAGCCATCTATTAAATTCTAAGGTGGGCAGAAGAACAAACTGCAATGTCAAATTTAAAGTTCATTACAGAAATCTTTGATAACAACTTTTTTTACTCCATAAGCCTGCACAGTGAACTCTTCAACTGTTTTTTAGCAcatgaaagaaatgattattaataatcagtGATTTGGGGAGATTCAGattccccattctttcttttacaGCATTTCAAAACCATGGTCTCTGGAAGGCTGAGCTAACTTTTTACACTATCCAGGGACCACCCAGGTGGGGCAACTATTGTATAGTACTCAGGTTTGAGTGGGGAATAAATTCTAAGTTCAGGTGCAGCACTTTGTTGTTGTAATAGTCAGAAATTTCTTATTAATTGGAAGCTAACCAAAGTTGATTGCCATCTACTGGAACATTCCTCTATCAAAGGGGCATATAAACCATGAGCTGCTGGCCTGTCTTGGTAAAACAGAGAGATGGCCAAAgaccattcttttattaaaatgctgggatttttaataaatgattaaattacccccAGGAAATGATGCTTCTTAAACCTTTTTAAATGTCATACTTATGAccacaatattttatttaagaaattttaacACTATAAGTATAGTGTTGGGTGGGATTGAGCTTCTTTGAGGGGGTGGGATGAGGGGTGAAAGGAGCagacaaaaatagttttaatcCATTTGTCAAAGTATACAGAAAATCGTGCCCTTCTTCAGTGCTCATCTCCTCTTGCTTCCTGGGGTGAAGAAGGACTAGACTATTTTCAGAATACACAATGGTggtagaaaataatttattttcacttacccACAAGAATTTATGCTTTATCCAGGCCTAATTCTTCTGGAGTAGAGATTCCCAATTCATCTAAAGTAGGTCTAAGTTCCTGGATAATATATGGATAGATTTCCTTATGAGGTCCTGCTTTGTCCTAacacaaagaatagaaaattcaattaatttaatgGGACATAGCACAGGAAACAAAATCAGTCTGACATTACATACAATTTATTTATCTAGAGTAGAGATTCCTATCTCCTCCATCCCCAGGATCTATTTGGTCAGTGAGCAATCAGTTTCAATAAAGACTACCAAAAAACTCCAGTGGAATTTAAAAGTGCACCTTTTAAAGTAAGATAAATCTTACGTTTATTCTGTGACTAATTCTGTCATTTGGAATATGCTAATTAGATGTTTGGGAAAACATGCCTAGAAGGAAGGTAGTGATGACAGAAAACTTCGTAAAGGCAGTCAAATGTGCCCAGCAGGCAACAATTATAATTGaataaacagagggaaaatattttaattttcctctaaTTCAAGTCCATAATTCAATTAGCTCTAGTGTTGAATGGAATGATAGCCAACAGAACCCGTAATTATCCCTTTCATTTAAGATaaagcaatttcattttctttccttatgaagactgatttttttttttggttataataaCACAATGCTATCTATTCTGGAAAAACTGTGTGCTGAGATCATTTGTTTCTGGGATGAGTTTTGGTAAAGTCTGCTTTGCAATGAAACCTATCTTCCTCATCCAGCCTGCTGTTCTTTTGTCAATAACAAATTCTAAAtgaactttgtatttattttcacaaataatTAAAACAAGATTCAAACCCATAGTCCAACAATAGAATTCTCAGGACATTCCCAGTTTACTGACCTTTACAACCTCTAGAATGCGAACTGCACTAGCAAAATCATTTAACCGTCTGCATGCCCTCAAAGCAGCATCAATGATTTTGGGTTCTGGAACCAGATCGTAGCCAACCAATGTATTCATTcctattagattaaaaaaaaaatggagaaacaaGATAACATTAGACATGCTTGTATGATAAATTTAATTATCCACAGTTCCAAAGAATCATGGAActaaaaggaacctcagagattatCCAGTTCACACTTTCAAAGAGTTGGGGTAAAGATTCCAAGTCTCCTAATTACTATTTTAAGGTTCTGTGAACTACAACATTAAGGGATTATTGTTAGTTTGGTTACAGGATCATGTGATTAGCTTATGGGATCATTACAGTTggaacataaaaatataaatataaagcttAGTCCAACAGCCCAATTACTCTGTTAAATAGACAAACCTTatactattttctcttctatattaACAGCACATAAAGACAACTCAAgtctttttttggtggtggtggtggtggggggtttgcaaggcaaatggggttaagtggcttgcccaaggccacacagctagataattattaagtgtctgaggccggatttgaagtcaggtactcctgactccagggccagtgctctattcattgccccACCAGGcagactctcaaaagtcttttaaTGGAAAACCAAATGAACTATTCTTTTTATCTTACCTCTACATTGACCAACTTTGctttattatctatatctatttatattcaatttaatGTTTATTACTTATAAACCAAAATATGTGaccccaaaaaaaaatctcctggcagacaagaaataagaaaatagccAAGAGCTTTTATGAGTTGTTTCAAATGGAGTAGCTTTGTGTAATATTTTATAGCAGTGGtgacaaattcaaataaaaatgggagTCATAAAATCATTTCTAGATCCCTGCAgatgcatattgacttagaaaactaaaTATAGATAGGTTGTATATCGGtagtattatatttttgttttgttaaaaatttctcaaatgcattttaatctggttctggttGCATTTGGGAGTACTGGGGACATGT from Macrotis lagotis isolate mMagLag1 chromosome 4, bilby.v1.9.chrom.fasta, whole genome shotgun sequence includes the following:
- the COX5A gene encoding cytochrome c oxidase subunit 5A, mitochondrial, whose translation is MLAAALRRCSASVRVLLPKPGAAAPAPRPSPSSPAAAAAIQSARCYSHGTHETDEEFDARWVTYFSKPDLDAWELRKGMNTLVGYDLVPEPKIIDAALRACRRLNDFASAVRILEVVKDKAGPHKEIYPYIIQELRPTLDELGISTPEELGLDKA